One window from the genome of Actinoplanes teichomyceticus ATCC 31121 encodes:
- the htpG gene encoding molecular chaperone HtpG, whose protein sequence is MTMETLEFQAEARQLLQLMVHSIYSNKDIFLRELISNASDALDKLRLAKLQDGLEADTSDLHIEIEADSEARTLTVRDNGIGMTREEVVTLIGTIAKSGTADLLAKLKEASDSKGDAELIGQFGVGFYSTFMVADRVSLVTRKAGTEGHGTRWESAGEGTYTIDDAPDAPVGTAVTLHLRPKDEEDALYDYADQWRIKQIVKRYSDFISFPIRMGEETLNSMKALWARPRSEVSDDEYHQFYRHISHDWADPLEIINMKAEGTFEYEALLFIPSRAPHDLFQRDARRGLQLYVKRVFIMDDSKELIPDYLRFVKGVVDAADLSLNISREILQQDRHIQMIRRRLVKKVLSTIKDMMTGNPEKYATFWREFGRAVKEGLLSEPDNHKPILDIASFATTHSAEPTTLAGYVERMKEGQEEIYYLTGESRSQVENSPHMEAFREQGYEVLILTDPVDEIWVDAVPEYDGRKLRSIARGSVDLKKDEEEKEPEGDFGPLLGFLKEKLDEQVKEVRLSHRLTTSPACLVSDSDDITPALEKMYRAMGQEGPRVKRILELNPNHPLVTGLRSAHERGADDPALPETAELLYGTALLAEGGDLEDPARFAKLLADRLARTV, encoded by the coding sequence GCGCTGGACAAGCTGCGCCTGGCCAAGCTGCAGGACGGTCTGGAGGCGGACACCTCCGACCTGCACATCGAGATCGAGGCGGACTCCGAGGCACGGACGCTGACCGTCCGGGACAACGGCATCGGCATGACCCGCGAGGAGGTCGTGACGCTGATCGGGACGATCGCCAAGTCCGGGACCGCCGACCTGCTCGCCAAGCTCAAGGAGGCGTCCGACAGCAAGGGCGACGCCGAGCTGATCGGTCAGTTCGGGGTCGGCTTCTACTCGACCTTCATGGTCGCCGACCGGGTGAGCCTGGTGACCCGCAAGGCCGGCACCGAGGGGCACGGCACCCGATGGGAGTCGGCCGGCGAGGGAACGTACACGATCGACGACGCGCCGGACGCGCCGGTCGGCACCGCGGTGACGCTGCACCTGCGGCCCAAGGACGAGGAGGACGCGCTCTACGACTACGCCGACCAGTGGCGGATCAAGCAGATCGTGAAGCGCTACTCGGACTTCATCTCCTTCCCCATCCGGATGGGGGAGGAGACGCTGAACTCGATGAAGGCGCTCTGGGCACGCCCGCGCAGCGAGGTCTCGGACGACGAGTACCACCAGTTCTACCGGCACATCAGCCACGACTGGGCCGACCCGCTCGAGATCATCAACATGAAGGCGGAGGGCACCTTCGAGTACGAGGCGCTGCTGTTCATCCCGTCCCGCGCCCCGCACGACCTGTTCCAGCGTGACGCCCGCCGTGGCCTGCAGCTCTACGTCAAGCGCGTCTTCATCATGGACGACAGCAAGGAGCTGATCCCCGACTACCTGCGCTTCGTCAAGGGCGTCGTGGACGCGGCGGACCTGTCGCTGAACATCTCCCGGGAGATCCTGCAGCAGGACCGGCACATCCAGATGATCCGCCGCCGGCTGGTCAAGAAGGTCCTGTCCACGATCAAGGACATGATGACCGGCAACCCGGAGAAGTACGCGACGTTCTGGCGCGAGTTCGGCCGGGCGGTCAAGGAGGGCCTGCTCAGCGAGCCGGACAACCACAAGCCGATCCTGGACATCGCCTCCTTCGCCACCACGCACTCCGCCGAGCCGACCACGCTCGCCGGCTACGTGGAGCGGATGAAGGAGGGCCAGGAGGAGATCTACTACCTGACCGGCGAGAGCCGCTCCCAGGTGGAGAACTCGCCGCACATGGAGGCGTTCCGGGAGCAGGGCTACGAGGTGCTGATCCTCACCGACCCGGTCGACGAGATCTGGGTCGACGCGGTGCCCGAGTACGACGGCCGGAAGCTGCGCTCGATCGCCCGCGGGTCGGTGGACCTGAAGAAGGACGAGGAGGAGAAGGAGCCGGAGGGCGACTTCGGCCCGCTGCTGGGCTTCCTCAAGGAGAAGCTCGACGAGCAGGTCAAGGAGGTGCGCCTCTCGCACCGGCTGACCACCTCGCCGGCCTGCCTGGTCAGCGACTCCGACGACATCACCCCGGCGCTGGAGAAGATGTACCGCGCGATGGGCCAGGAGGGGCCGCGGGTGAAGCGGATCCTGGAGCTCAACCCGAACCACCCGCTGGTCACCGGGTTGCGGTCGGCGCACGAGCGCGGCGCCGACGACCCGGCGCTGCCGGAGACCGCCGAGCTGCTGTACGGCACCGCCCTGCTGGCCGAGGGCGGCGACCTGGAGGACCCGGCCCGTTTCGCGAAACTGCTCGCCGACCGGCTGGCTCGCACCGTCTGA